The following are encoded in a window of bacterium genomic DNA:
- a CDS encoding ComEC/Rec2 family competence protein has translation MDGALLMFVGFKKNIRSYALVALFAVTVFVWYAALREERGGVLSVAFLDVGQGDAALIESPTGRQVLIDGGPGRSVLRALGRTMPFFDRSIDVVIATHPDQDHIGGLPEVLARYRVSHILEPGVAADTAVYGAFAESVRIEGAEHILARRGQKIELGGGAYLDILFPDRDAGGLETNTASVVLKLTYGATSFLLTGDSPKQIEEYLAALDGEALDVDVLKAGHHGSKTSTSDYLLGLASPAYAVISAGHDNRYGHPHREVLDALARFGVKPLGTYERGTIIFESDGREVRLKK, from the coding sequence ATGGACGGGGCCTTACTGATGTTCGTCGGCTTTAAGAAAAATATTCGCTCCTACGCACTCGTGGCGCTTTTTGCCGTGACCGTCTTTGTCTGGTACGCCGCGCTCCGCGAGGAGCGCGGCGGCGTGCTCTCCGTGGCATTCCTCGACGTAGGGCAGGGCGACGCGGCCCTGATTGAGAGCCCGACTGGCCGCCAGGTGCTCATTGACGGCGGGCCGGGGAGGAGCGTGCTCCGCGCCTTGGGGCGCACTATGCCTTTCTTCGACCGCTCGATTGACGTCGTAATTGCAACGCACCCAGACCAGGACCACATCGGCGGGCTGCCGGAGGTGCTTGCGCGCTATCGCGTTTCGCATATCCTCGAGCCGGGCGTCGCTGCGGACACGGCCGTGTACGGTGCGTTTGCAGAGAGCGTCCGAATCGAGGGTGCGGAACACATACTCGCACGGCGCGGGCAGAAAATCGAGCTTGGCGGCGGGGCGTACCTCGACATTCTCTTCCCGGACCGCGACGCAGGCGGCCTCGAGACGAATACCGCCTCTGTCGTTCTAAAGCTCACCTATGGCGCGACCTCATTCCTCCTCACCGGCGACTCGCCGAAGCAAATCGAGGAATACCTCGCGGCGCTCGACGGCGAAGCGCTCGACGTTGACGTCCTAAAGGCCGGGCACCATGGCTCGAAGACGTCGACGTCAGACTACCTCCTCGGCCTTGCCTCGCCTGCCTATGCCGTGATCTCGGCCGGGCATGACAACCGCTACGGCCATCCGCACCGGGAGGTGCTCGACGCACTGGCACGTTTCGGAGTCAAGCCCCTCGGCACGTATGAGCGAGGCACCATCATTTTTGAGAGCGACGGCAGGGAGGTGCGGCTGAAGAAATAG